GAAGGCATTCTTTGGGTGCATGGCTACGGCAACGTGTTCGAAGTGACACTGGCTCCCGGCGAAGCGATTGACATCGAGCCAGGCGGCTGGATTTACAAGGACCGCAGCGTGCAAATGCAGACGATGTTTCAGAGACTTTCCACGGGGCTGTTCGCCAGCGCGGGCCAGATTTGCTGGAATCGCTTCACCGGACCGGGAAAAATCGCCCTGCAAACTATGTATGTCCACATGGCAGGCGGCGAGTAATTGATTCCAGTCGAGCATGACGGCCAAGGAAAAAGCTCAGAAGTTAACTCTCCTGCTCGCGGCTGAAGGTAAGATATTTGAAAATGACGCCGCGCTTGACAAAAATCACAACTCTCTGGCATGACCGGATTGTCCGTCGGGGCTTGGTATTCCAGCAGATGGTCACTGAAGTTTTCAGCCCTATGAGATGCGCCATGAAGAATATCGCCAGCCTGTTTCTACTGTTTGCTTTCGCTTCGGTCGGGATTGGAGCCAACAACGCACCCCAAAGTCAGGAGGAGGACATTCGCGAGGCGGTATTCCGATGGCAGTTCGACCATAACGTTTCGGGTCAGCAGAACAAGGCCAAGGGTTACTTCCTGACGGTTGGCGAGAAGAGCGGCGACCCGTCGGACAAGTTCATCAAGCGATTCGCCCACAACAAACCGCCGGTTCGCAAGAGGTCTGAGTGCAGTGCGGACCCAGGGAGAGGTGTTTTGGATAAGAAGACGGGAGAGCGGGGTCTGATTTTTTTCGTCACGAGCATCAAGTGGAATTCGGACACGGAGGTTGAGGTGAAGGGTGGTTACTATGAGGCAGGAATGAGCGCCTCTGGAAACACTTACGCCCTCAAGAAGGAGAAAGGCAAATGGAAGGTAACCAATGACACCCTGGATGAGATTTCGTGAGGCTAACGAAGCCGGTCCAACGAACCGCCGCTCAACGTTTCATCCCTCCGGTTCTTCAAAGCAAAGTACCGGCGGGCGCACGATTGAGCGCGGGCATGAAACCCCAGAGAATTCAGCGGGTCGGCCCAGGCAAAGGGGCGCGGGGCTGGCCGTGGTGGTCGATTTCCCGGCGCAGCGGGCAACACGTCAATCAGGGCCAATCGGTCCACTGGGCACCAAGTCCCAACGGTAACCTTCAGGCTCTGGCTGCGGTGGTGTGGCTGATTTTGAGGGCTGGTCCCTACTAAAGGTGAGCCGGGATCAGAACTTGCGCACCTGCTGGGCCGTGGCTGAGTTTGGCCGACTCGGCCCCAATTGCCCGTTGGCGGCTTTGCGAACGGCTTTACTGTCCGATGCCACTGGTGATATAGGCGTAGCGGGCGCGGCGGAGGCAGCCTTGGCGGCAGCAGCGCGAAGCTGCCCTTCCGCATCCAACCAAAACTGTAAATCCCGGCCTGCGGGGCGGCCTGCTTTTTCCCACATCTGGTAAGCCACCACACTAATTTCTGATTCCTTAACTTTGACTGACTGTTCAATTGTATTTTTCATAATCATTCCATCGATATTAAATGACGGTTCAACTGCGTTTTTCGTCGATTCCGCCAATCTCGACGACTCACTCGTTGATTCCCCAGTGAAAGGAGGGGCGGAAATGAAGTATTGCCTCCATGACCGGCGTGAGGGCTGAAGCACGGACTTGAATCGCTTCCAAGATGGAAGCCGAGTCCAGTTCTGCTACTACGGCCCCTGACGCCTTCGCCCCATCGGACACCAGTCCCGATTCGGCCGAAGAGGGAATTAAAGCGTCCATAAGCTTATTTTGTTGAAATCCGGCAGCGAGTCAAGAAGTATTTATTTCGCCGACCCGCTTGGTTGAGCGGCCCTTGTTCCCAGAAACGTTGCCTGGAGTGATTTGTGGCTTGGCGCGGGTGTTTCCATCATGCCGAGGGTAATCGGTTAGTGACGGCGGGCGCTGCCGCCTAAAGGCGGCGTTCCGCGCGTCCGGAACGCCGGCTTCAGCCGGCAGCCCCGTAGTCACTGAGGGGATACTGCCGAGGCTAGTTGCCTGATTGACTTTCGCCACAAGCAGGGGCAGTTTGCGTTTCAGATTGGGACCTATG
This DNA window, taken from Verrucomicrobiia bacterium, encodes the following:
- a CDS encoding DUF2934 domain-containing protein; translation: MKNTIEQSVKVKESEISVVAYQMWEKAGRPAGRDLQFWLDAEGQLRAAAAKAASAAPATPISPVASDSKAVRKAANGQLGPSRPNSATAQQVRKF